One part of the Raphanus sativus cultivar WK10039 chromosome 7, ASM80110v3, whole genome shotgun sequence genome encodes these proteins:
- the LOC108817423 gene encoding proline-rich receptor-like protein kinase PERK9 has translation MATTPSQPPVSVSPPPPPVISPPVGSSLPSNNATSPPPSQSPPPATPPPVTSPPPPPDSTPPPVTTSPPNEPPPPPPLPRPPETSPPPSQPVVPSIPPPSVSPPPPPSVQPPQGSPPPPSLPSSPPTPSSSVPPPRPSPSPPISQRSPPPPSGRPTQSPPPERPIQSPPPPSPSGRPIQSPPPPPEDTTPPPSDTTLPPPTTFSPPPPVQDSPSETFVPPGSNNLPPSAPDTSNSTSSTALGTGAVVGITVAAALIVFSLIALLVWCVRRREKRLSAVSGGGYVTPSPMSSSSSRPDAAFFRTQSSAPIVSAKRSGSYFSQSQSGGLGNSRALFSYEELVKATNGFSQENLLGEGGFGCVYKGVLPDGRVVAVKQLKIGGGQGDREFKAEVETLSRIHHRHLVSIVGHCISDDRRLLIYDYVSNNDLYFHLHASKEVLDWATRVRIAAGAARGLAYLHEDCHPRIIHRDIKSSNILLEDNFDARVSDFGLARLALDCNTHITTRVMGTFGYLAPEYASSGKLTEKSDVYSFGVVLLELITGRKPVDTSQPLGEESLVEWARPLISHALETEEFDSFEDPKLGGNYVGSEMFRMIEAAGACVRHSAAKRPRMGQVVRALESLSAEDLTNGMRLGESEVFDSAQQSAEIRLFRRMAFGSQNYSTDFFTHSSYNNSRDQNV, from the exons aTGGCAACAACGCCGTCTCAGCCTCCTGTTTCAGTTTCTCCACCGCCTCCACCGGTGATTTCACCGCCGGTGGGCAGTTCTCTTCCGAGTAACAATGCTACTTCACCACCACCGTCTCAGTCTCCTCCTCCTGCCACACCACCACCGGTGACAtcaccaccaccgccaccagATAGTACTCCTCCTCCGGTTACAACCTCACCACCAAATgaaccacctcctcctcctcctctgcctAGACCACCTGAGACCTCTCCCCCTCCGTCACAGCCAGTGGTCCCTTCCATTCCTCCTCCTTCAGTCTCACCGCCGCCACCACCGTCCGTGCAGCCACCACAAGgctctcctccaccaccatcaTTGCCTTCTTCCCCTCCAACTCCTTCTTCATCTGTTCCTCCTCCACGCCCTTCTCCTTCCCCACCCATCTCACAACGCTCTCCTCCACCTCCTTCAGGCCGTCCCACCCAATCTCCTCCCCCAGAGCGTCCCATTcagtctcctcctcctccttctccatCAGGTCGTCCCATtcagtctcctccaccaccaccagagGACACTACTCCACCACCTTCAGATACTACTCTACCACCACCAACAACattctctcctcctcctccagttCAAGATTCTCCTTCCGAGACATTTGTACCACCAGGTTCTAACAACCTCCCTCCTAGTGCTCCTGATACTTCAAACTCCACTAGCAGTACTGCCCTTGGTACTGGAGCTGTCGTTGGCATCACTGTCGCAGCAGCCCTCATAGTTTTCAGTCTCATTGCCCTCCTTGTCTGGTGCGTGAGAAGGCGAGAGAAACGCCTCTCAGCTGTTAGTGGCGGCGGCTACGTTACACCCTCACCAATGAGCTCCTCCTCCTCAAGACCAG ATGCAGCTTTCTTTAGGACACAGTCATCTGCACCTATAGTATCTGCAAAACGTTCAGGGAGTTACTTCTCGCAATCACAATCCGGCGGCTTAGGCAATTCAAGAGCACTCTTCTCATACGAAGAGCTCGTCAAGGCAACGAACGGCTTCTCTCAAGAGAATCTACTGGGTGAAGGTGGTTTTGGTTGTGTATATAAAGGAGTTCTACCTGATGGGAGAGTAGTCGCTGTGAAACAGCTTAAGATAGGCGGAGGACAAGGTGACAGAGAGTTCAAAGCTGAAGTCGAGACGCTTAGCAGAATCCATCACCGCCACTTGGTTTCAATCGTTGGACATTGCATCTCTGATGACCGTAGATTGCTCATTTATGATTATGTCTCTAACAACGACCTTTACTTCCACCTTCATG CGTCTAAAGAAGTTCTTGACTGGGCAACACGTGTTAGAATCGCTGCTGGTGCTGCTCGTGGACTAGCTTATCTACATGAAGATT GTCATCCTCGTATCATTCACAGGGACATTAAGTCGTCTAACATTCTTTTAGAGGACAACTTTGATGCTCGG gTTTCTGACTTTGGTCTTGCGAGATTAGCTCTTGATTGTAACACTCATATCACCACAAGGGTCATGGGAACATTTGG CTACTTGGCTCCTGAATACGCATCAAGTGGGAAACTAACAGAGAAGTCTGATGTATACTCCTTTGGAGTTGTTCTGCTTGAGTTAATCACTGGACGTAAACCAGTGGATACATCTCAACCACTAGGAGAGGAGAGCCTTGTTGAATGG GCAAGGCCTCTGATAAGCCATGCCCTTGAAACCGAGGAGTTTGATTCTTTTGAAGACCCCAAGCTTGGAGGAAACTATGTGGGCTCTGAAATGTTTAGAATGATTGAAGCAGCGGGAGCCTGCGTGCGTCACTCAGCTGCCAAGAGACCTCGGATGGGACAA gTTGTGAGAGCTCTTGAGAGTTTATCTGCGGAAGACCTCACCAATGGGATGAGACTAGGGGAGAGCGAGGTGTTTGACTCAGCTCAACAGTCGGCAGAGATCAGATTGTTCAGGAGAATGGCATTTGGTAGCCAAAATTACAGTACAGATTTTTTCACACATAGTAGTTACAACAACAGCAGAGACCAAAACGTGTAA
- the LOC108817425 gene encoding uncharacterized protein LOC108817425 translates to MEQDCGAFAADCVVLCCCCCECFMLQVFIFVFFKIPRKLALKMKKFVTRRKKRRDVETFLPTKEEEDCRGEEEYLSGDVSRVSCMDDIEEMLQELSMEGEFMFGSFWRQGDSTNDLDFRNSQYQVAENNDHIPLSLLISHHTR, encoded by the coding sequence ATGGAACAAGATTGTGGTGCTTTTGCAGCAGACTGTGTTGTCctctgttgctgctgctgcgaATGCTTTATGCTACAAGTCTTTATCTTTGTCTTCTTCAAGATTCCTCGTAAACTTGCTCTCAAGATGAAGAAGTTTGTCaccagaagaaagaagagaagagacgTGGAAACCTTCCTACCTacaaaggaggaggaggactgCAGAGGAGAGGAAGAGTATTTGTCTGGTGATGTGTCCAGAGTTAGTTGCATGGATGACATCGAGGAGATGCTGCAGGAGCTTTCCATGGAGGGAGAGTTTATGTTTGGGAGTTTCTGGCGACAAGGAGACTCTACAAACGATTTGGATTTCAGAAACTCACAATACCAAGTAGCTGAAAACAATGATCATATTCCTTTGTCATTGCTCATCAGTCATCACACAAGATGA